From the genome of Chloroflexota bacterium:
GCTCGTTCCATCGCATGGAGCGTGTCTGGCTGAATCGGTAGCCCTTGCCGCTATCCGGCGGAGGAGCGGGGCGTGGCGCCCCAGCCTGATATGGTGCCGCGCCCTCCGCTATAATTCTCTGCGATGTCTCCCCCTCGCCAGGCCGCTACATCGTCCCTCTCCGTCATCGCCATAGACGGCCCCGTCGCCTCCGGTAAATCCACCGTCGGCCTGCGCGTCGCCGCCCGCCTCGGCTACCGATTCCTGGATACCGGCGTCATGTACCGCTCCGTCACCCTCGCGGCGCTGGAGCGCGAAGTATCCCTGGAGGATGCGGCGGCATTGGCCCGCGTCGCCGAAACACTGCCCCTGCGCCTGGGCGAGATCGGCCCGGATGGAGCGCCGCCTCATGTTTATCTCGATGGCCGTGATATCACTAAAGCCCTTGTCGCCCCCGCCGTAGACCGCGCCGTCTCCCAAGTCTCCGCCGTTCCCGGCGTGCGAAAGGCCATGGTCGAAAAGCAGCGCCGGATGGCGAAGGCCGGCCGCATCGTCATGATCGGCCGCGATATCGGCACCGTCGTCCTCCCGGATGCGCCGCTCAAGTTCTACCTCGTCGCCTCCGCCGAAGAGCGCGCCCGGCGTCGCTTCGAGGAGCGCCGCCGGCGCGGCGAGCGCGTGGACTATCAAGCCGTCCTGGACGACCTCAAACGCCGCGATAGGCTCGATAGCGAACGCGCCACATCCCCCCTCAAGCCCGCCTCTGACGCCAGCCACCTCAACACCGATGGACTCTCCATTGACCAAGTCGTGGACGCCATCTGCGCCCTGGCGGTCCGTCCATGAAGCGCTTCTACGTGCCCCCTTACTATCGCTCGTTTCTGATAATGGTCCGCACCCTTCTCTTCTGCTTCGCCCGCTTCAGCATCACCGGCAAGGAGAACGTCCCGCCGCGCGGCCCCCTCATCGTCGTCGCCAACCACATCAGCAACTACGATCCGCATGTCATCGGCACGGCGATCCCCCGGCGCGTCAGGACCGTCGCGAAGGTGGAGCTCTTTCGCCACCCCCTCACGGCCCTCATCGTGCGCGGCTGCGACGCCATTCCCGTAAACAGGGAAGGCATCGCCAAAAGCACGCTCGAGGAAATCGTCGCCACCCTGGCCCGTGATGGCGCGGTCGGCATGTTCCCGGAGGGTAGCCGCTCCAAAAGCGGGCTGGCCCGCCCCAAACCCGGCGTTGCCGCCGTGGCAATCAGGACAGGCGCGCCGATCCTCCCCGTCGCCATCACCGGCACCAACAAGATCAAGTCCCCTCTAAGCCTGCTCAAGCGCCACAGGATACAGGTCACCATCGGCCAAGCCTTCACCCTCCCGCAACTGGAAGGGAACCTCGGGAAAGCCCAGGTCACAGCCCTCTCCGATATGATCATGGAGCGCATCGCGGCCCTTCTCCCTCCTGAGAATCGGGGCGCATACCCCCTTTCTTCCGGCAAGCAGCCCTGACCTATGCAAAATTGTGGCTGGGGTGCTGTATCATGCTCCTAGTCCCGCCCTGCGCATCACATCGGCTTTGAGGGGAGTCCATGTGCGGCATTATCGGTTACGCGGGCGATAAGCTCGCCGTCCCTATCATCCTGAACGGCCTCAAGCGCCTGGAATACCGGGGCTATGACAGCTCGGGTGTCGCCGTCATCGAGCCGAACGGCGAACTGGTCATCCGCAAAGGCGAAGGGAAGCTCAGTCAGCTCATCGCCGTCATGGGGAACCCCGGCCAAAGCACCCTCGGCATCGGCCACACCCGCTGGGCCACCCACGGCAAGCCCAACCAGGAGAACGCCCACCCGCACACGGATCATCGCGGCAACATCGCCGTCGTCCACAACGGCATCGTCGAAAACTACCGCGAGATTAAAGAGCGCCTCCAAGCCGAAGGCCACCACTTCAAGTCCCAGACCGATTCAGAGGTCATCCCGCACCTGGTCCAGAGTCTCATGGACAAGGGCGATAGCTTCGAAGAGGCCGTTCGCAAAGCCGCGCGGCAGTTTCACGGGGCGCACGCCA
Proteins encoded in this window:
- a CDS encoding (d)CMP kinase, coding for MSPPRQAATSSLSVIAIDGPVASGKSTVGLRVAARLGYRFLDTGVMYRSVTLAALEREVSLEDAAALARVAETLPLRLGEIGPDGAPPHVYLDGRDITKALVAPAVDRAVSQVSAVPGVRKAMVEKQRRMAKAGRIVMIGRDIGTVVLPDAPLKFYLVASAEERARRRFEERRRRGERVDYQAVLDDLKRRDRLDSERATSPLKPASDASHLNTDGLSIDQVVDAICALAVRP
- a CDS encoding 1-acyl-sn-glycerol-3-phosphate acyltransferase, with the translated sequence MKRFYVPPYYRSFLIMVRTLLFCFARFSITGKENVPPRGPLIVVANHISNYDPHVIGTAIPRRVRTVAKVELFRHPLTALIVRGCDAIPVNREGIAKSTLEEIVATLARDGAVGMFPEGSRSKSGLARPKPGVAAVAIRTGAPILPVAITGTNKIKSPLSLLKRHRIQVTIGQAFTLPQLEGNLGKAQVTALSDMIMERIAALLPPENRGAYPLSSGKQP